From Microcebus murinus isolate Inina chromosome 13, M.murinus_Inina_mat1.0, whole genome shotgun sequence, the proteins below share one genomic window:
- the RGCC gene encoding regulator of cell cycle RGCC, which translates to MKPPAAQGSPAAAAPALDSAAAEDLSDALCEFDAVLADFASPFHERHFHYEEHLERMKRRSSASVSDSSGFSDSESADSLYRNSFSFSDEKLNSPTDSTPALLTPTITPPRKAKLGDTKELEDFIADLDRTLASM; encoded by the exons ATGAAGCCGCCCGCCGCGCAGGGCAGCCCCGCGGCCGCAG ccccggcCTTGGACTCGGCGGCCGCCGAGGACCTGTCGGACGCGCTGTGCGAGTTTGACGCGGTGCTGGCGGACTTCGCGTCGCCCTTCCACGAGCGCCACTTCCACTACGAGGAGCACCTGGAGCGCATGAAGCGGCGCAGCAGCGCCAGCGTCAGCGACAGCAGCGGCTTCAGCGACTCGGAGA GTGCGGATTCCCTTTATAGGAACAGCTTCAGCTTCAGTGATGAAAAACTGAATTCTCCGACAGACTCTACGCCAGCTCTGCTCACTCCCACCATCACTCCTCCTCGGAAAG CAAAATTAGGAGACACAAAAGAGCTAGAAGACTTCATTGCTGATCTTGACAGAACATTAGCAA GCATGTGA